Proteins co-encoded in one Hymenobacter swuensis DY53 genomic window:
- a CDS encoding sugar transferase, whose product MSTAVTSWYARHGKRLLDVALAAPALLLSLPVLAVLAPLLAWQNGGSWLFRQPRPGLHGQVFTFFKLQTMTTQRDAASQLLPDAARLPRLGRWVRATSLDELPQLWNVLRGDISLVGPRPLLEQYLPLYSPTQARRHAVRPGITGWAQVNGRNAISWEQKFAYDVWYVDNLSFGLDIRILLHTVGRVLGARDIAAPGQATMSAFTGTPPSSSAP is encoded by the coding sequence ATGTCCACCGCCGTCACTTCCTGGTACGCCCGCCACGGTAAACGCCTGCTCGATGTGGCGTTGGCTGCGCCCGCGCTGCTGCTGTCGCTGCCGGTACTAGCGGTGCTGGCCCCATTGCTGGCCTGGCAGAACGGCGGTTCCTGGCTGTTCCGACAACCCCGACCGGGTTTACATGGCCAGGTATTTACCTTCTTCAAGCTCCAGACCATGACCACTCAGCGCGACGCGGCCAGCCAACTGCTGCCCGATGCCGCGCGCCTGCCGCGTCTGGGCCGCTGGGTGCGTGCCACCAGCCTCGATGAGCTGCCCCAGCTGTGGAACGTGCTACGCGGCGACATTAGCTTAGTAGGTCCCCGGCCGCTATTAGAGCAATACCTACCGCTTTATTCACCCACGCAGGCCCGCCGCCACGCCGTGCGGCCGGGCATCACGGGCTGGGCGCAGGTAAACGGCCGCAATGCCATCAGCTGGGAACAGAAATTTGCCTACGACGTGTGGTATGTCGATAACCTGTCGTTTGGGCTGGATATACGAATTTTGCTGCATACCGTAGGCCGCGTGCTGGGTGCGCGCGATATTGCCGCCCCAGGCCAAGCCACCATGTCGGCTTTTACGGGCACGCCTCCCTCCTCTTCCGCTCCATGA
- a CDS encoding acetyltransferase — protein sequence MNRPVPAASPATLATLPRLVIVGAGGLGREVLVLIRQINEVAPRWNVTGFYDDRPPAAATVHGLPYLGSVADLNARPEPQQVVVAVGSSQSRAAVVARIMSSQLTFATLIHPSVALQPYQRVTIGAGSIISQGCILTCDIALGQHVLLNLGCTIGHDAVLEDFCSLMPHANVGGEAYLETGVYLGTNATVINQVRVGAQTVVGAGAVAVRDLPADCTAVGVPARVLARRIGST from the coding sequence ATGAATCGTCCCGTCCCTGCTGCTTCACCTGCTACTCTGGCCACGTTGCCCCGTCTGGTTATTGTGGGCGCGGGTGGGCTGGGCCGGGAAGTGCTGGTCCTGATTCGCCAGATCAATGAGGTAGCGCCCCGGTGGAACGTGACCGGCTTTTACGATGACCGGCCCCCAGCTGCCGCTACCGTGCACGGGCTGCCCTACCTCGGCTCCGTGGCCGACCTGAACGCCCGGCCAGAACCGCAGCAGGTGGTGGTAGCAGTAGGCAGCAGCCAAAGCCGGGCCGCCGTGGTGGCACGTATCATGTCGTCTCAACTCACATTTGCTACGCTCATTCACCCCAGCGTAGCACTGCAGCCTTACCAACGCGTTACCATCGGGGCGGGCAGCATCATCAGTCAGGGCTGTATTCTAACCTGCGATATTGCGCTGGGGCAGCACGTTCTGCTCAACCTTGGCTGTACAATTGGCCATGATGCCGTACTGGAGGATTTCTGCTCCCTCATGCCGCATGCCAATGTTGGCGGTGAGGCCTACCTCGAAACCGGTGTGTATCTGGGCACTAATGCCACCGTCATCAACCAGGTGCGGGTAGGAGCGCAAACCGTAGTGGGAGCCGGGGCCGTAGCCGTGCGTGATTTACCGGCTGACTGCACGGCGGTAGGTGTGCCGGCCAGGGTCTTGGCTCGCCGAATCGGGAGCACATAG